CTATCTATTCATTGTACCTACTCTAAGTCTAATCTGATACAATGGAGCTGGCTgtgagattgttcgaaagagttaccgcgcccctggtacataaaaggaatacgaaggaacacgatggatttttagtcagtataagtctgacactccctcaccgctgctaacccgcagcgggaggggtcatttgatgatttttgccatcgataaaaaagaaaataaaatgcagtgGACTACCATCAGACCCTCTGTAACTTAATACATACTCCGTCTTACTTTCCTCAAAGTTACCTTCATTAAATCTCGGTTTACTTGCACAAGCAAAGTGTTCGGCTTACTATGCATCATGGACACATGCAACGTcggataatataataaagcgcAGATGTGTTTTATAGAGGTAGTAAACTTGCGCTACTGGGCGGACAGTACCATCGAAAGTATGGAAAACCAGACTTTATGCCGAAAAGACGTCTATGTAGCAATTTCTAGAAAGACTTCGATAATTTTCAcgtaataaaattcataaatttGACTCATCGCCTCAAGTAATTTCACATACaacatatattaaaaaaatatatacagtaAATTCATTTGGTATGGTTGTGAATGACTGAAAgctccttattttatttttagaaaactggcagtaggtaataGTGACGAGTAAATGATAAATGCGATGTTGAATAATGATCTTCATCACACTGCAACGTAAATGTTTGCTCTTCCTGTTCTATAGGATTACTATGAATACACTGTTAACACGTGCCGAATAAAGCTGGAGTCAGACAATCGTTATATTTTGCATTCGGTTGATACCACTGTGGTAACAGCACGTGACACATGACACAACTGCCTGAATTCAAAGATTATGAAAATTATTCGATACATTTaggacaatttttttaaaaggttCATCAATTTAATCAAAGCCCTgcttttttgtcaaaaaaagtTCTGTATATTAAGGGTGAAACTAATCCTGTCAACTAAGTAAAAATGCTAACTCagatattttatgatataaCCTAAGTACAGGTAGTGGTTTAACAaaacgtttgtttgttttattgaattttggcccatttattgaggaaagtTATAGGCAATTTTTCATCCAGGTGCACCTGCACTGATTAGTTTTTAAGAGAAGTTGATGAAACTGAAGACGGAAGATGGttcaattaatataatgtaatcCAAAGAGCCTTTGAAAATTACATAGGTAGTGTAATATGCATTACACAATCATCAACATTAATAATTCTGTAACTACCCTAACAGGCAGGTAATGGTAATAGAGCTACGAGATATTGGAGACAATCGAATTAGATATACTATAAATGATGTAGGCTCAATGATACCTGAAACACATAATTACTTACAAACAGACGttaattaattaccttttgTACTAGTTGACACAGCCGCTTTAAGATAAGTTTCTCTTGAGCACTACAAAGCTCTTTGTATTTCATTATCTGTCAAGATCTAGCGCTGACGGCGAAGTTATTACATTTTCgttaagaatgtaaaaaaataaatacacgtgTCTTGTCTAGCTGTGAAAAAATCTTCTGTCTATCTTTTCTGTTGTAGGTATCTACTACTTAAACTAAGAATGGAACTTTCTAGAACTTTTAAACTAGTCGAAGTTCAGACGCCCTCACACTTTGATCACATACGTATTAAAGTGATATATCTACGGCTTATCGACCCCACTATCGAAGTTCAAGTTATCCCTTCTTGCAGATAAAGTTTGGAGCGAATGCaaatttacttactttaaacGCTTGTCGAAATTTCCGTGACattaagctgtaaagtatcgGGTTTGCAGCTGTGGACATGTAACCGTTGTAGCATAGATAGTTGATTACTTTCCacacctgaaataaaaatagttttatttttagactaacAGTCATTGGCTCTGTGGCTTAAAATATATGTGGGTGTATTTTTGTGACAGTTAAATATGATATATTTCTTTTCGCAACATTCTAGTTTTGCTAGAAATATTTTGGAGAAATACTTAGTGTCGTACCTATTTCCAGACATCAAGGTAAGTACATTTAAGCAAAATCTTAATTTGTAGctctttatcatattttatgcataggacaaaagttttaaataccCAATTTTGAGTGTAAAGTTTCTGTATTGCTATATTCTTGTggaaatttacatttttattgcgtCGCGTTGTTATAAAGTGAGATTAAGCGTACAATGTTAATAAAGAGTTTTAATGATTTATTCCTCCAGGGATGTGGAGCAGACGTGCAACAATGATAGTTTGTGCTAGTTCTCTATGGATTCAAATGGCTACACAGAAGTTGGTTTTAAAAATACGTTCAGATTACTTTGTAAATATTCATACTTGAAATACATTCAATTGATAGCGTATTGGAaatctacctacataatacaatatttaagcCAATGTTTTGAGGTAAATGACTTTCTTAATCAATAAGCTTAACTTGAAGTGATAAGAGTTGGAAGCAGGTCAAtcatacttacattataataatcttCGTATTTAAATTTTGGCAGCACCGTCATTACGCGGAAAATGCAATAAGGCGCCCACGAGAGGAAGAAAGAGAAAGCCACCGCCgctgtaacaaaaaataaaaatctgaatgATTGAGTAGGTCTAGTAGAATTGATGATCATGAGAACAGCTTCCGAATTactaagaatatattttaatttaatttataagagaCATCTTACTTTTTTGCATATTCATACTCTCTATTTTGactgataaataataaacattggGGATTGAAACTTTCGGTAagttattataagtaggtattgagCATAAATGTAGTAGATATAAGTACCATAATTGCCTAGTCGACCTAATCCAATTATGAGAACAAGAATGGAAAATTTTCACGTACTCTGTCTGGCTTGATTTCATTCTTATAATGTAAGACTTCTTTTGGAAGCTCTCTTCATAACTTTGGTTGTTTTTCTACCGTCAACCAAAGGTATACCTAGCAACTCccattttatcaaaaataaatcaaaatatgtgCCTGCCTATGTACATTTTGCTGAGTAAAAGCGAAATTGTTTTTACCCGTTACTTCTTGTGTTGTATGTATTCCAAATATTATTCCCCAAACAAGAAAGCGGGAACCCTAAGGAAATTAAGATGTTCCAACTTTGTCCTGTAGACGAATCCCTTGTTACAGGTGTAAGCATACATAAGTGTTATGTGCTCCGGTAAACGCTTTCAAAGAAACGAGGTATTGCGACAGCTCTTCTcaagtatttcaataaaaacataattaatattgcCTTCAATCATCACTACGTTATCTAAGAAAAGCTGTGAATTTGGATTCTTgattaaacatacatatatcacTGTTTTTTCATGGAAGCGGCCGCTAAATCGACGCCTGATGGAAAGCGATTATCACTACGCAGGGGAGTCGAAAGTGCGGTGCCGATAAAGTTTTTTCGAGAtcttacttttattattgttataatatcatcaaaatgtttttgtacctactactttattttatgatacTTAAATCTCAACAGAACAGTCTAATTAAAAGCTTAAAACGTTTCTTAGAATGAAATCTTGTGTACATTCTATTGTCGCACTTAGCAGTTAGTGTTTTGTGTCGCAAGGGAATGAACTTGCTTGCCGAGCTCAACTTTAAGTACACAAGATACATTGCATCCATTTGCACGGACTGTAAGCGAAGTAATTAACACCAGTTTGTGCAGGCATTTGCACAAAACtttgttaataaaatcaaaacaaaagatcCAACAAGAGCCTCGAGGAAAAACGGTATCCATTCCTTTAATTTcgattgtaaataattgtaacGCAGTAAACGTGTTCAAAGAAGCTTCTAGGAACTTGACGagcaaacattaatattaacttATTTGCTTGTAGTTAAGCGAATTCTTAAGTGCTGttgtacttattaaataagtatgaaaCACAAAGACCGTTAAGTAATATCTCATTGAAAATgcaaatagtaggtattttgcGTGGGTTATGTAACTGTATCTAAAAACAGACtgtaattgaataaaacaaacttaataTAAAGCGTACTAACCAATCATCTTCACCGCCTTGTCTCTGTTCTGTTTGCCCACCACGGGACTGCTGCGTAGTTTCTTCTGTGCCGACTTCAACtttattgtcattttaataTACAGGACCAATATCGTTGTCATTGGTATTAAGAAGAACAGAAATATCTCGAAGGCAACCACGATGCTCACAGTTTTTGTCAACGTGTAGTAACAAAACACGTACTCTTTTCTCTCCAAAAAGTCTATGTAAAATGCATCTGGGATACCGAAACACAGCGACAGAGCCCATATCACGCCAACAATTTTGAAGACACGGGAATTTAATGTCAGCTTTTGTCTCAGGAACGGTTTCGTCACTATTATGTACCGTTCTATCGTGAAAGCGGTAATGATGAGAAGACTGCAGTTACTGAGGATGTCCCATAACACGAAGTGTATTCGACATCCAACTTCGCCCAGAGGATAAAAATCTGGTACAAAAATGACGTATATTTCTAAGGGGATGAACAGTGCGGTGAGAAGGTCTGTGATCGCGAGGTTGGCGAGGTAGCAGTTTGTGGGTGTTCTCATAGTGCGCTCCCGTGCGATCACAGCCAGGGTGCACACGTTGCCGATCACGCTCACCACCATGAAAAACCCCAAGATGACGCTCACAACTACTTTGACTGTGTAGGTATCTTCTAGAACGTGTCCATCATCGTAGAACGCCATACCGAGAGGCCCGAAGATCGAGAACGAATTGTTCTCGAACTCGCTGTCATTTAAAAACGACATTTATgtttctattaataaaaatcCTTAGAGTAAAATTATActattttatactttatgaATGCCGTAACACTTATTATTAAATGCTTTGTCCGATATACCTATTGACTATGAACAGTGTCGCTTTGACTAGCGGTAGGGAAGTactgaaaaaaagaaattttgTTAGGGCCTTGAGGCATGCTTATACAGCATGTTGTTACGGCATTTTTttgtatcatattattattcGAAATCTATACTGTAGTAtataaggtttaatttaaatgagatatattttaaaagcaggatgtattaaacttttatttctgCTTCCTGATACAAAGTAATCCCATTTGCAGAGATGAATAAACCGAGCTCATTTGTTACTCGACTGACCGACCGTTTTGCCGACCTGGGAATGCAACCCAGTACCTCGTTAGTGGCTTAAACAATACATGAACATTTTATcctatgttatgtatgtatgtgaacTTACGACCGATTGCAGACTGCAACACATTTATCTATTTACTTGAACTGAATGCGCTAATCTGAAGATTGCAGGCGTAACtgccaaagttttcagttttgtTTCCAGTTTAAGCAAAGTTTCTAGCCAGAAGTTTAGCTTTATGTCCATAGGCTTACTTCCTTAATAGAACTTAAATATGACTGGCGtgactttacatttaaaaatctttacagAAAATACTTAAGTACTTGAACTTAAAAGCTTCTAACACGGGCTGTTAAAAGGCCAGGTTTACAATGTATCTCTTAGTTCATCCCTCGTAAATCGACACGTTGCTTCCAGTTTTATCCAGTTATCAAAGCTGAAACTTGTTACTGGCATGACGCTAAACTTGGAGCGTGACAATTAACAGGCAGCTGGTTTTAGTTCGCTCGTTAACAGGATTAAGGGCTTGGAAGTAGACAATGGTCTCAATATTTGACAGTTACTGATGGGTAAATTTCTTCGTGCAGGTATGTGGGAATAAGTTTATATTGTTGCTGAGTGTTGGAAAAACCTTTTTGGAAGAATCGTTTCAGTTCTAAAATTAACAGACTACAGActgatgtaggtaggtacttttgacGTACCTACTGCGAcgtaattttgattttgattgttaGTATTTCGAGGATTTAATACTTGTTGAGTGGAACTGgagaaaaagtttttgtttcgtcagtaagttcaaaattaaaatgtagtgAATTGTTTCTATAATACTTGATGAGTTAAAGCTTTCTAGCCCTAGTACGGGATCAGATCATCACGTGCATTTTTGATGATGTGAACTATGAACTAtctaaaaataagaatttcGAATTCTCAGTAGCATCGTAACCTTTTGTCTGGAAAAATAGACCGTAaatcttattacaaaacgtaatGTCTACCTTTGTTTAGAAAGACAAATAATGTATTacgtacaaaaaataacataattctGTTAACTTTTTATACCTTCTTAGCAGTAAGCTTTTCTCTTAATAAGCTATATAACAgcgaaatgtgtttattttataagtatttacctTAGGAAAATGTATGTAGGTTAATACCGTATTAGTGCtagctttgtaaataaattgaattcacattagaaacatttatttattctatttattttttaagcccTTTTTACATTGCTAAATCAATGTCCATTCCCGTCAAAAAGGTTTTACGCTTTATCCACTTTTTAATGAACACACTTTGATAGAGATTATCTCAAACCTAAAATTTTCAATACTATCTACTAAAGTTTTTCAGTCCGATaacgtatattatttttataggacAAGTAGTTACTGGTGAGGCTCTCAAATGTTCTTATCAGCCTTTTTTTCTCTAAAAACTGTTTACGATTTTCGACTTTTACGTAAAATGTTGTTCCTAATTTCTTTACTTTCCTGTCGGCCTTGACTCAGCATTACTGTTGATTTCCCCAAATTTTCACCTACAGTATTACATGTCATTTCAGCGATGCAGAGAGCCGATAAAAGAAATATATCGGTGCCCTAAAACATTTCTTTACTGTTATTAGGTCCGCCGATTACGTTAAATCGATTTTGATCTTTAGCGCTCGAGCACAAAAGACTGGAGGAgtgaattagatttttttatgacgagttacattatatttaagaggatgattattttttgaaagtCTGAATCGGGGATCAAAAGacaattttaactttataagtGGGTAAGACCCTTCGTAATCTAGTTTTAAGGATGCTTTTATATTCCAGATAATCTTTTTGCTTATAGACACATAAGAGATGACCGCTCCACTGGGATTTAAGGGAGCGTGAACATTTGGGAAACGGAATCGGTAAAATGAGAGAGCAATTTATGAATCCTGTTCTGCAGTTATTTCGGGGAAGCCAAATATTCCAGATGCATTATTTATGAAGCGTTTCATTATTAATCGAGGCTCATTAACGAACCGACCAGATGTTTGGTAAgctatttgatttaaaatagaCCTAAATAGCTATTATGAAATTACATAGTGCTATAGACAAAcaggctcttctccatgagaccaactttttggaacagTGCAACTAGTGTGATGTTTCATAaggtctatttgaaataaaatcatttgacTTTGATAGAGTATTAGTTTATCGACGTGTACCAGTAGGTACTAAACAATTGGCAATCATTTTAAGAACTGGCCTCAAAAATCATAGTTAATATGCTAATAAAAAGCAGCATACTGTACATAAAAGTAATTGAGTTGATCTAAACAAGCGGTCAAATTGCCGGCAACCATACAGTGCAGACGCGTGGTCACCCCTAATTGAAATTACAGCCTGTTGTAGTAAGTAGCGCCATAATATAGTACGAGagggtgaaaaaatatttatgacacgTATTTACATGTCTGATTTGCAAACTGACGAAAAGACGATTTATTTATGGGAAAATTGTTTATGGGCCTAGTTCGCATAGGTGTTCaaaaaacctgtaaaattataaatttttaaaattttatacctATAAATTGTTAAACCTTGAAAGCTCAAAGGGCTAGTTTCacagttcttttttcaaataaatcgtGGAAAAATTGACTATGCGTAGTaactaaagcaaaaaaaaaacctttaaagtAAAACTGCCGATTAAATATTATCAATTTCCAAGACATCGCGGAAGCATAAGAAACTAATATAGTAAATGGGCTTTATTCTGTCGAATGTCATAATCATAATGCATATCATCAAAGGGCCGCGCCCACACTCTCATAATTAATCTCAAATGACAGCGGGATCTACCTGCCCTATTATGTGTTTACTTTGTAACTTTACACTAACTTATGTGTGCATAGTTCAATGACTGAACGGCGTAAACAATTATTCCAAGTTATCATAAGAATAGTCCAATTTTTTCCCGAAGTACCAATTTGGGTAGCTTTAGTCAAGGGTTCATATAAACGGTAACAGCCTAGTAACAGCGTATAAATATGCATAGTGCAATAATTTATATGCAGGAAATGATTCAGAAATACCAGATAACCGTTATCAAAGTGCTTTCTTTCAGTTGAACTC
This genomic window from Helicoverpa armigera isolate CAAS_96S chromosome 13, ASM3070526v1, whole genome shotgun sequence contains:
- the LOC110371660 gene encoding neuromedin-U receptor 2, with product MSFLNDSEFENNSFSIFGPLGMAFYDDGHVLEDTYTVKVVVSVILGFFMVVSVIGNVCTLAVIARERTMRTPTNCYLANLAITDLLTALFIPLEIYVIFVPDFYPLGEVGCRIHFVLWDILSNCSLLIITAFTIERYIIVTKPFLRQKLTLNSRVFKIVGVIWALSLCFGIPDAFYIDFLERKEYVFCYYTLTKTVSIVVAFEIFLFFLIPMTTILVLYIKMTIKLKSAQKKLRSSPVVGKQNRDKAVKMIAAVAFSFFLSWAPYCIFRVMTVLPKFKYEDYYNVWKVINYLCYNGYMSTAANPILYSLMSRKFRQAFKDLLKSPRVLSGSSITQQTKSTHDSVV